A genomic segment from Corylus avellana chromosome ca5, CavTom2PMs-1.0 encodes:
- the LOC132180952 gene encoding AAA-ATPase ASD, mitochondrial-like, whose amino-acid sequence MTTKDMFANLGSIIASLMFAWAMFQQYFPYQLRKNIEKYSGRVLRFVYPYIQIRFNELSGERFFSRSEAYIAIQTYLSTRSSTQAKKLKADIAKNGQTLALSMDDHEEVEDEFKGIKLWWASGKDISKSPSYFNPEEKRYYRLTFHKQHRDLILGSYLNHVLKEGKAIEVRNRQRKLYTNSASKWSHVVLKHPAKFQTLAMEPEKKKEIMDDLIAFSKAEEFYERVGRAWKRGYLLYGPPGTGKSTMIAAMANLLGYDLYDLELTSVKNNTDLRKLLMEVPNKSIIVIEDIDCSIDLTGQRKGKKNEKDEAEEQKDPKQKPEKEEKATEASQVTLSGLLNFIDGLWSACGGERLIVFTTNYVEKLDPALIRSGRMDKHIELSYCRFEAFKVLARNYLQIESHHLFDRIRELLEEANLSPADVAEHLMPKTASGDPTFSLESLIKGLEKAKEEARLKAEEEARLKAEEEAKKIEQAAKEPEKVVTAEE is encoded by the coding sequence aTGACAACAAAAGACATGTTTGCTAATCTAGGATCCATAATTGCCAGTTTGATGTTTGCTTGGGCTATGTTTCAGCAATACTTTCCGTATCAGCTCCGGAAGAACATCGAGAAATACTCTGGAAGAGTGCTCAGGTTCGTTTACCCTTACATCCAAATCAGGTTCAACGAGCTCTCAGGAGAGCGTTTCTTCTCTCGGAGCGAAGCTTACATTGCCATCCAAACCTACCTCAGCACCAGATCCTCTACGCAGGCAAAGAAGCTCAAGGCCGACATAGCCAAAAACGGCCAGACTCTTGCTCTTAGCATGGATGACCATGAAGAGGTGGAGGATGAGTTTAAAGGAATCAAACTCTGGTGGGCTTCTGGGAAAGATATTTCCAAATCACCCTCGTATTTTAATCCGGAGGAGAAGAGGTACTACAGGCTCACTTTCCATAAACAACATAGGGATCTCATTCTCGGCTCATATCTGAATCATGTCCTCAAAGAGGGAAAGGCAATCGAGGTGAGAAACCGCCAAAGAAAGCTCTACACCAACAGCGCCTCCAAATGGAGCCACGTGGTGTTGAAGCACCCGGCCAAGTTCCAGACACTCGCAATGGAAccggagaagaagaaagaaattatgGACGACCTCATCGCTTTCAGCAAGGCGGAAGAGTTTTATGAAAGAGTTGGGAGGGCTTGGAAGAGAGGTTATCTCCTCTATGGCCCTCCAGGAACAGGCAAGTCCACCATGATTGCTGCCATGGCCAATCTTTTGGGCTATGACCTTTATGATCTTGAATTGACTTCGGTGAAGAATAATACTGATTTGAGGAAGCTATTGATGGAAGTACCAAACAAGTCTATTATTGTGATTGAGGACATTGACTGTTCAATTGATCTCACTGGTCAaaggaaggggaagaaaaaCGAGAAAGATGAAGCAGAGGAACAGAAAGATCCGAAACAAAAAccggaaaaagaagaaaaggctACCGAAGCAAGCCAGGTTACTCTTTCTGGGCTGTTGAATTTTATTGATGGGCTTTGGTCAGCTTGTGGCGGGGAAAGACTAATTGTCTTCACAACTAATTATGTGGAGAAACTCGATCCAGCACTGATTCGAAGCGGGCGGATGGATAAGCACATTGAATTGTCCTACTGCAGGTTTGAAGCGTTCAAGGTGCTGGCTAGAAACTATCTTCAAATTGAATCTCACCATTTGTTTGACAGAATCCGTGAGTTGTTGGAAGAAGCAAATTTGTCTCCAGCCGATGTTGCGGAGCATTTGATGCCCAAGACAGCTTCAGGGGATCCAACATTCTCGTTGGAGAGCCTGATCAAAGGTCTTGAAAAGGCGAAAGAAGAAGCAAGATTGAAAGCCGAGGAAGAAGCAAGGTTGAAAGCCGAGGAAGAAGCAAAAAAGATTGAACAAGCAGCCAAAGAGCCAGAGAAAGTCGTTACCGCTGAAGAATGA